From a region of the Triticum aestivum cultivar Chinese Spring chromosome 7D, IWGSC CS RefSeq v2.1, whole genome shotgun sequence genome:
- the LOC123165363 gene encoding uncharacterized protein: protein MAPPSVSRQVAEIAAEPDRAAAYACLLHLQRACADDPSAAADLAAASPSALLPLLLRDAAEDDEAVAASALKCLGFALYHPVLVSTISGQLAQSVLATLVRLIMTTKMKAICNLAVWCISVQQLEASVVEDGVTPLLNAIVYALDNPFGSLSTTFEAVQATMKLASQYPKGMRDQSSIWVPPIYRRLLSADKPERDMSERCLIKVSSVILPPQSPLSKEVALDLEQKLLSSMLDMLNDPSKKIQAVKSWGWFISLLGASAASTRPLLNKMLKVPEQLFTDPDPQVQITTMVIWKNLVDAFFGPQVLENMDQGTVMSPIEPRAHASAQMKKIRLIMMPLCGVLSRSHNIALSSSCLSTWHYLLYKLGDLINHLSILEAAFGPVLKIIFSTRFDNQNKPLWSFCINLFHDFISVRARHLISPDDDVRVPLNQNLLSQTCAHLKALFDVHQIKWLPWDVTSFDFQLEILGSIVNPELLHNMTADMAVTVMDSTTQTFRLLLEGVQVQCNSKFADDNVMICITKVCKFVKKVFLDTVGKQKSNSSAVLVQFCLKFVKCTVEELDNSLLASGKYELCVDIERIKEIEYAKCSPKLSHPRIRPLAYMELVSPAVYLTALSLSIVAQFTGELSHGDAEQLASIICPPDLLENFHAVVPFLYMQIMRPVDSRLRIKWLVVWNKVSKRLNEQMISYLKAGCGASGHDVLCQFFCYPFFALVSSGSISAHWNAENRFEGYLNMTQDLEAELVIEVYRSFCTNSSYCSEPVYMVFLEHFFEYLINIVDENMSSIQANLKYCLENKSKNITILSVLGNVVIGLLENAQIFNYANKEREVTTNEDPAGCREPNLFLGSLKLANRFMKLSGLAFKENPAAQHQVTSRYFSSLSDFIGHLTSTKDVLLLFEIIGDQFTEWLTLSSTLYCIIRQGETIDQLEKLWLNSVTHLTANRLISDCSFLEKHRLLLQAAINHPHSPISAATTAIQRSPGSSNAGLRHAGRRSVSKADELFLDRPGKDPNCASNAERVFALEEFNISRMSVAPVVSGRGTVRSSTTDRRQSNGESLRVSAGLGRKRLKIMRYSGNGKGLGKVTDASFSPGWAEGEVCRKPELILEMLKRKR from the exons ATGGCGCCGCCGTCGGTGTCGCGGCAGGTGGCGGAGATTGCGGCGGAGCCCGACCGCGCCGCCGCGTACGCGTGCCTCCTCCACCTGCAGCGCGCGTGCGCCGACGACCCCTCCGCCGCGGCCGACCTCGCGGCGGCCTCCCCCTCCGCcctgctcccgctcctcctccgCGACGCCGCCGAAGATGACGAGGCCGTCGCCGCCTCCGCACTCAAGTGCCTCGGCTTCGCGCTCTACCACCCTGTCCTCGTCTCCACCATCTCAG GACAGTTGGCTCAATCGGTATTGGCTACTTTGGTTCGGCTGATCATGACCACCAAGATGAAG GCTATTTGTAATCTTGCAGTCTGGTGCATTTCTGTTCAACAATTGGAGGCTTCGGTGGTAGAGGATGGAGTAACTCCCTTGCTCAATGCTATTGTTTATGCCCTTGACAATCCATTTGGTTCTTTGTCTACAACATTTGAGGCTGTTCAG GCTACCATGAAACTTGCTAGTCAATATCCAAAAGGAATGAGAGACCAATCAAGCATATGGGTTCCCCCAATATACCGAAGACTCTTAAGTGCTGACAAGCCGGAAAGGGATATGTCTGAAAGATGCCTCATTAAGGTGTCATCAGTTATTTTACCTCCTCAATCTCCTCTTTCTAAG GAAGTAGCTTTGGACCTTGAGCAAAAGCTACTCTCTTCTATGCTTGATATGCTCAATGACCCTTCAAAGAAAATTCAAGCAGTAAAGTCATGGGGATGGTTCATATCCTTACTTGGCGCAAGTGCAGCGAGCACTAGACCTCTACTTAACAAAATGCTTAAGGTCCCTGAGCAATTATTTACTGATCCTGATCCTCAAGTTCAGATAACCACAATG GTTATCTGGAAAAATTTGGTGGATGCATTTTTTGGGCCACAGGTTTTAGAAAATATGGATCAGGGGACAGTGATGTCTCCTATTGAACCCAGAGCACATGCTAGTGCTCAGATGAAAAAGATAAGGCTAATTATGATGCCTTTATGTGGAGTTCTGTCAAGAAGTCATAATATTGCTTTAAGTTCCTCCTGCTTGAGCACATGGCATTACCTTTTATATAAACTTGGTGATTTGATTAACCATTTATCCATTCTAGAGGCTGCTTTTGGGCCAGTACTCAAGATAATTTTCTCCACTAGATTTGATAATCAGAACAAGCCACTGTGGTCATTTTGCATCAATCTGTTTCATGACTTTATTTCAGTAAGAGCTAGGCATTTGATCTCACCCGATGATGATGTGCGTGTTCCACTGAATCAGAACTTGCTATCCCAAACTTGTGCGCATCTCAAGGCCTTGTTTGATGTTCATCAGATCAAATGGTTACCATGGGATGTTACCAGCTTTGATTTTCAGTTGGAGATCCTTGGCTCAATTGTGAATCCAGAACTACTTCATAACATGACTGCCGACATGGCCGTAACTGTTATGGACTCCACAACACAAACTTTCAGGTTGCTTCTAGAGGGAGTTCAAGTTCAGTGTAACTCAAAGTTTGCTGATGACAATGTCATGATATGCATTACTAAGGTATGCAAGTTTGTAAAGAAGGTGTTTCTGGATACGGTAGGAAAGCAAAAGAGTAACAGTTCCGCAGTGTTGGTACAGTTTTGTCTAAAGTTTGTGAAGTGTACTGTAGAGGAACTGGATAATTCTCTGTTGGCTTCTGGAAAGTACGAGTTATGCGTAGACATCGAACGGATAAAGGAGATTGAATATGCAAAATGCAGTCCAAAGCTATCTCATCCAAGGATCAGGCCACTTGCTTACATGGAGTTGGTTTCTCCAGCAGTTTACTTGACTGCACTATCTCTGTCAATCGTAGCTCAGTTTACTGGAGAATTGTCACATGGAGATGCCGAGCAATTGGCTTCAATTATCTGTCCACCTGATCTACTGGAGAACTTTCATGCTGTGGTTCCTTTTTTGTATATGCAGATCATGCGTCCAGTAGATAGCCGGCTAAGAATAAAATGGTTGGTGGTGTGGAACAAAGTGTCAAAGCGCTTGAATGAGCAAATGATCTCTTACTTGAAGGCTGGCTGTGGTGCAAGTGGCCATGATGTACTCTGTCAGTTCTTCTGTTACCCATTTTTTGCTCTTGTATCCTCTGGGAGTATATCTGCTCATTGGAATGCTGAAAATCGTTTCGAGGGTTACCTTAACATGACACAAGACTTGGAGGCGGAGCTGGTTATTGAGGTTTATCGATCCTTTTGTACAAACTCCAGTTATTGTTCAGAGCCTGTTTACATGGTTTTCCTAGAGCACTTTTTTGAATATTTGATAAACATAGTTGATGAAAACATGTCCTCAATCCAAGCCAATCTCAAGTATTGCTTAGAGAATAAGTCTAAAAACATTACTATCCTATCTGTTCTTGGTAACGTAGTTATTGGACTACTAGAGAATGCCCAAATTTTTAACTATGCTAACAAAGAGAGAGAAGTAACGACAAATGAAGATCCTGCTGGATGCAGAGAACCTAACCTTTTCTTGGGTAGCTTGAAGCTTGCTAACAG GTTTATGAAGCTATCAGGTCTTGCTTTCAAAGAAAATCCAGCTGCACAACACCAAGTCACAAGCAG GTATTTCTCATCTTTATCTGATTTTATTGGGCATCTTACATCGACGAAAGACGTTCTTCTACTCTTTGAG ATTATTGGGGATCAGTTCACTGAGTGGCTCACCTTATCTAGCACATTGTACTGCATAATACGTCAAGGAGAAACCATTGATCAGCTTGAGAAACTCTGGCTCAACAGTGTCACGCACCTGACGGCGAACCGGCTCATCAGTGACTGCTCCTTCCTTGAGAAGCATCGTCTGCTTCTCCAAGCGGCGATTAATCACCCGCACAGCCCCATTTCAGCTGCAACCACAGCAATCCAGAGATCGCCAGGATCCAGCAACGCAGGCCTGCGGCACGCTGGACGTCGTTCAGTTTCCAAGGCGGATGAGCTGTTTCTAGACAGGCCAGGGAAGGATCCTAACTGCGCCAGCAATGCCGAGAGGGTCTTCGCGCTCGAGGAATTCAACATTTCAAGGATGTCCGTGGCGCCAGTGGTGTCGGGTAGAGGGACTGTCAGGTCAAGCACGACTGACCGTAGGCAAAGTAATGGTGAATCACTCAGGGTCTCCGCTGGTTTGGGGAGGAAGAGGCTGAAGATCATGAGGTATTCAGGCAACGGGAAGGGACTCGGCAAAGTTACCGACGCCTCCTTCTCGCCGGGCTGGGCGGAAGGTGAAGTTTGCAGGAAACCAGAACTGATATTGGAAATGCTCAAGAGGAAGAGATAG
- the LOC123165364 gene encoding AT-hook motif nuclear-localized protein 4-like: MEGGGAIPAGAGKAAYGAGPPKSPLHPQPQPTLGARLADAELEPCAAEIVPQIIIVQGGQDVAMEVKSYGGNGWAVFIMSAEGAVSNVTLHQPASPLETVIHKGCFDIVSMTGSYLPSKTDGVSSLKGGFAISLVGADGRIFGGGLAGPLIAASPVQVVIGRFAAGEKEETKQDVASGTPGATEPSDSPSGSSSDPGSPSN; this comes from the exons ATGGAAGGAGGAGGAGCCATCCCGGCGGGTGCGGGCAAGGCGGCCTATGGCGCTGGACCGCCCAAGAGTCCACTTCATCCACAGCCACAGCCCACCCTCGGCGCCCGCCTGGCCGATGCTGAACTTG AGCCATGTGCGGCTGAAATAGTTCCTCAAATCATCATAGTTCAAGGTGGACAG GATGTAGCAATGGAAGTCAAGTCGTATGGTGGGAATGGTTGGGCAGTTTTTATCATGTCTGCCGAGGGCGCCGTATCCAATGTGACACTGCATCAACCAGCTTCTCCGCTTGAAACAGTTATCCATAAG GGTTGTTTTGACATTGTCTCTATGACCGGCTCGTATCTGCCGTCCAAAACTGATGGAGTGAGCTCTCTAAAGGGTGGGTTCGCCATTTCGCTTGTCGGTGCTGATGGCCGCATCTTCGGCGGTGGGTTAGCAGGACCTCTGATTGCAGCATCACCTGTTCAG GTGGTCATTGGAAGGTTTGCAGCTGGTGAAAAAGAGGAGACCAAACAGGATGTGGCCAGTGGAACTCCAGGTGCTACTGAACCGAGTGATTCTCCGAGTGGATCCTCCAGTGATCCAGGAAGCCCATCAAACTAG